One region of Streptomyces capillispiralis genomic DNA includes:
- a CDS encoding glycosyl hydrolase — protein MYETVSQRGGMSRRTVLAAAVTVGAAAALGAAAPGAVARPGAGGAKPTADWFAAPGRSVRPKFRWWWPDGLVDTDEIAREIDQIADAGFGGVEIAAVHHSIKDKSLLDTARHGWGSGPWRDGVEAALRRAARRGLSVDITLGPSWPVAVPGVTPDDGAAAKELVHGRVALAGGATYSGPVPPPVHEAAPGVTRARLVAVQAARVATANSTRKETGLDPDSVRDLTAAVTGSTLTWTAPAEGEWVLLSYWQRGSGQQPESGPHSAPAAYVVDHLSRAGTTAVTDYWESRILTDSLRRLLEVAGGAFFEDSVELETEGLVWTERLPEEFEKRTGRPLLPHLPALILDDSNQVFAFEAQLTRQIRHDFWATVSDLFNRHHTRALRDWAHTLDMTLRAQPYGLQTDAIESAAILDIAEGESLGFKNLDDYRCLAGGRDMAGHTVLSCESGAYNGSAYSTTWDRVLRTMGGAYAAGVNQTVLHGFSYAKAPEAQWPGFAAFSPYNGSPGYGESWGPRQPTWRHAEDISGYLGRVHQVLQAGTVRADVAVFRQTGYTATGIGASWFTSTGVPLGWTHQFISGPLLDLPNARVAGGRLAPDGPAYKALFVEGDFFHGSTPTLALADARKLLRFAEDGLPTVLLGSFDQALTPGVPAPGETGSLREVLARLLALPNVVRVTEKTAVGEALTALGVTPDVRHASASTLLNAHRVTREADFYYLCNGKHAETVKPPVAAIDHDVTLRCTRGRAFVPYLLDPWTGRAERVGAYTREGDEVTLRVALRPGQTTIVALGRPGLFGNGHGDRPHAVATDADEVLFTRDGLTVRAGAAGTYRTRLSRGRTVTTVLPSVPAPIEPERWHLEVEDWFPGPDVTRTETVRRTLELDALLPWSRIPELADSAGVGRYRTTVVLPDDWTPSHGAHLDLGQVSDTFRVTVNGEDPGPADRMCPVIDVGPLLRRGENTVEIEVATPLVNRLRTTRPQVFGNLARQDHGLVGPVRLVPYAQAAL, from the coding sequence ATGTACGAAACCGTCTCGCAGCGTGGCGGGATGTCCAGGCGCACGGTCCTGGCCGCGGCAGTGACCGTGGGAGCCGCGGCCGCCCTCGGAGCGGCCGCGCCCGGCGCCGTCGCACGTCCCGGCGCCGGCGGCGCCAAGCCCACCGCCGACTGGTTCGCCGCCCCCGGCCGGTCGGTGCGCCCGAAGTTCCGGTGGTGGTGGCCGGACGGTCTGGTGGACACCGACGAGATAGCCCGCGAGATCGACCAGATCGCGGACGCGGGCTTCGGCGGCGTCGAGATCGCCGCCGTCCACCACAGCATCAAGGACAAGTCGCTGCTGGACACCGCCCGGCACGGCTGGGGCAGCGGACCCTGGCGCGACGGCGTCGAGGCGGCGCTGCGCCGGGCCGCGAGACGCGGCCTGAGCGTGGACATCACCCTCGGCCCGAGCTGGCCCGTGGCTGTGCCCGGTGTCACCCCCGACGACGGGGCCGCGGCCAAGGAACTCGTCCACGGACGCGTCGCGCTGGCCGGCGGCGCCACCTACAGCGGACCGGTCCCCCCGCCCGTGCACGAGGCCGCCCCCGGTGTCACCCGTGCGCGTCTCGTCGCCGTCCAGGCGGCCCGCGTCGCCACGGCCAACTCCACGCGCAAGGAGACCGGGCTCGACCCGGACAGCGTCCGCGACCTCACCGCCGCCGTCACCGGTTCCACCCTGACCTGGACGGCGCCCGCCGAGGGCGAATGGGTGCTGCTCTCCTACTGGCAGCGGGGTTCCGGACAGCAGCCGGAATCCGGACCGCACTCCGCCCCGGCGGCCTACGTGGTCGACCACCTCAGCCGGGCCGGCACCACCGCCGTCACCGACTACTGGGAGAGCCGGATCCTGACCGACTCCCTGCGGCGCCTGCTGGAAGTGGCGGGCGGCGCCTTCTTCGAGGACTCCGTGGAACTGGAGACCGAGGGGCTGGTCTGGACGGAGCGGCTGCCGGAGGAGTTCGAGAAGCGCACGGGCCGTCCCCTGCTGCCCCACCTGCCGGCCCTGATCCTGGACGACAGCAACCAGGTGTTCGCCTTCGAGGCCCAGCTCACCCGGCAGATCAGACACGACTTCTGGGCCACCGTGTCCGACCTGTTCAACCGTCACCACACCCGCGCCCTCCGGGACTGGGCACACACCCTGGACATGACCCTGCGCGCCCAGCCCTACGGCCTGCAGACGGACGCCATCGAGTCCGCCGCGATCCTCGACATCGCCGAGGGCGAGTCCCTCGGCTTCAAGAACCTGGACGACTACCGCTGCCTGGCCGGCGGCCGGGACATGGCCGGACACACGGTGCTGTCCTGCGAGTCGGGCGCCTACAACGGCTCGGCCTACAGCACGACCTGGGACCGCGTACTGCGCACCATGGGAGGCGCCTACGCGGCGGGCGTCAACCAGACCGTCCTGCACGGGTTCTCCTACGCGAAGGCCCCCGAGGCGCAGTGGCCCGGCTTCGCCGCCTTCAGCCCCTACAACGGCAGCCCCGGCTACGGCGAGTCGTGGGGGCCCCGGCAGCCGACCTGGCGGCACGCCGAGGACATCTCCGGCTACCTCGGCCGGGTGCACCAGGTCCTCCAGGCCGGCACGGTCCGCGCCGACGTCGCGGTCTTCCGGCAGACCGGCTACACCGCCACCGGCATCGGCGCGTCCTGGTTCACCTCGACCGGCGTCCCGCTCGGCTGGACCCACCAGTTCATCAGCGGCCCCCTCCTCGACCTGCCGAACGCCAGGGTGGCCGGCGGCCGGCTGGCCCCCGACGGCCCCGCCTACAAGGCGCTGTTCGTCGAGGGCGACTTCTTCCACGGCTCCACCCCGACCCTCGCCCTGGCCGACGCGCGCAAGCTGCTGCGCTTCGCCGAGGACGGGCTGCCCACGGTGCTCCTCGGATCCTTCGACCAGGCGCTCACACCGGGCGTGCCGGCGCCGGGCGAGACCGGGTCGCTGCGCGAGGTCCTGGCCCGCCTGCTCGCCCTGCCCAACGTCGTCCGGGTCACCGAGAAGACGGCGGTCGGCGAGGCGCTGACGGCCCTCGGCGTCACCCCCGACGTCCGCCACGCCTCCGCCTCCACGCTCCTCAACGCGCACCGCGTGACACGGGAGGCGGACTTCTACTACCTCTGCAACGGCAAGCACGCCGAGACCGTCAAGCCGCCCGTGGCCGCGATCGACCACGACGTCACCCTGCGCTGCACCCGTGGACGCGCGTTCGTGCCGTACCTGCTGGACCCCTGGACCGGCAGGGCCGAGCGGGTCGGGGCGTACACGCGGGAGGGCGACGAGGTCACGCTGCGCGTCGCGCTGCGGCCGGGCCAGACGACCATCGTCGCGCTGGGCCGTCCGGGCCTCTTCGGCAACGGCCACGGCGACCGTCCGCACGCCGTCGCCACGGACGCCGACGAGGTGCTGTTCACCCGTGACGGGCTCACCGTACGGGCCGGCGCGGCGGGCACGTACCGGACCCGCCTCTCGCGGGGCCGTACGGTCACCACCGTGCTGCCGTCCGTACCCGCCCCGATCGAACCGGAGCGGTGGCACCTCGAGGTGGAGGACTGGTTCCCGGGCCCGGACGTGACCCGGACCGAGACCGTGCGCCGGACCCTGGAGCTGGACGCGCTGCTGCCCTGGTCGCGCATCCCCGAGCTGGCGGACTCGGCCGGTGTCGGCCGGTACCGCACCACCGTCGTGCTCCCGGACGACTGGACCCCCTCGCACGGCGCCCACCTGGACCTGGGGCAGGTCAGCGACACCTTCCGGGTCACGGTCAACGGCGAGGACCCGGGCCCGGCGGACCGCATGTGCCCGGTGATCGACGTGGGCCCGCTGCTGCGGCGGGGCGAGAACACCGTCGAGATCGAGGTGGCCACCCCCCTCGTGAACCGCCTCAGGACGACCCGTCCGCAGGTCTTCGGCAACCTCGCCCGCCAGGACCACGGACTCGTGGGTCCGGTCCGGCTGGTGCCGTACGCCCAGGCCGCCCTCTGA
- a CDS encoding HAD family hydrolase, whose protein sequence is MERAAVFDVDGTLVDTNHLHVTAWWEALRQAGHRVPMHAVHRAVGLPSTDLVAHLLGADRDPARDAELSAAHKALYGQFFDRLPALPDAGRLLKRLHRDGWAVVLATSAGGAELSALRRAIDADEAIGATASADDVEEGKPSPEPVEHALELAGVPAERAVFVGDTVWDMRAGSRAGVRCVGVLCGGIPRTDLEEAGADAVYDDPAHLLATLADGPLA, encoded by the coding sequence ATGGAACGGGCGGCCGTGTTCGACGTCGACGGCACTCTCGTCGACACCAACCATCTGCACGTGACGGCTTGGTGGGAGGCGTTGCGGCAGGCCGGCCACCGGGTGCCGATGCACGCCGTCCACCGGGCCGTGGGCCTGCCCTCCACCGACCTGGTCGCCCATCTGCTCGGCGCGGACCGCGACCCCGCCCGCGACGCCGAACTGAGCGCCGCGCACAAGGCGTTGTACGGTCAGTTCTTCGACCGGCTGCCCGCGCTCCCGGACGCCGGCCGGCTGCTGAAACGATTGCACCGGGACGGCTGGGCCGTGGTGCTCGCCACCTCGGCCGGCGGCGCCGAACTGAGCGCGCTGCGCCGCGCGATCGACGCGGACGAGGCCATCGGCGCGACGGCGAGCGCCGACGACGTCGAGGAGGGCAAGCCCTCCCCTGAGCCCGTCGAGCACGCCCTGGAGCTGGCCGGGGTCCCGGCCGAGCGGGCGGTGTTCGTCGGGGACACGGTGTGGGACATGCGGGCGGGCAGCCGCGCCGGCGTGCGCTGCGTGGGCGTGTTGTGCGGGGGCATCCCGCGCACCGACCTGGAGGAGGCCGGCGCGGACGCGGTCTACGACGACCCGGCCCACCTGCTGGCGACGCTGGCGGACGGTCCGCTGGCGTGA
- a CDS encoding FUSC family protein yields the protein MTRAREELGQRGTVGRVASPARLADAVRRDARSCGRAARAAWRGPGRERDLLVQSLKAAAAALLAWLVARVWLDDPMALMAPWVALVLVQATVYSSLLQAARQFTAICVGALVASGAQAVTGDTTGALALSVPVLVLLSNWPRFGDQGIFAATTAVFTIASGTVSAVAVGHRLGQAALGAVIGVAVNALVLPPIHLRDVRENLAALAREAGDVLHAVAGDLREGEWDAQTAARWLDASARLRNRVDALRSARGWSRESLRLTSGALRALHRLPTKAVPPEEEDDRFGRVTGHVTALTRTLAVAADEDRTPAAPDAEVLRCYAELLELIGDSCRAEADRLLDAGARTDPLLDERTDAVMRDLHARLQEGLREHAGQGAARTAVLGTLLLQAENLWADLDPGAQGR from the coding sequence ATGACACGTGCGAGGGAAGAACTGGGGCAGCGGGGCACCGTCGGGCGAGTGGCCTCGCCCGCGCGGCTGGCGGACGCCGTGCGACGGGACGCGCGGTCCTGCGGCCGGGCGGCACGGGCCGCGTGGCGCGGGCCGGGACGGGAACGGGATCTGCTGGTCCAGTCGCTGAAGGCGGCCGCGGCGGCACTGCTGGCCTGGCTGGTGGCGCGGGTCTGGCTCGACGACCCGATGGCCCTGATGGCGCCCTGGGTGGCGCTGGTCCTGGTACAGGCCACCGTCTACAGCTCGCTGCTCCAGGCGGCACGGCAGTTCACCGCCATCTGCGTCGGGGCCCTGGTGGCGTCGGGGGCGCAGGCGGTCACCGGCGACACGACGGGCGCCCTCGCGCTGTCCGTACCGGTGCTGGTCCTGCTGTCGAACTGGCCCCGCTTCGGTGACCAGGGCATCTTCGCCGCCACCACGGCGGTGTTCACCATCGCCTCGGGAACGGTGAGCGCGGTCGCCGTCGGACACCGGCTGGGGCAGGCGGCGCTCGGCGCGGTCATCGGCGTCGCCGTGAACGCGCTCGTGCTGCCCCCCATCCACCTGCGGGACGTACGGGAGAACCTGGCGGCGCTCGCCCGGGAGGCGGGCGACGTGCTGCACGCCGTCGCCGGGGACCTGCGCGAGGGCGAGTGGGACGCGCAGACCGCCGCCCGCTGGCTCGACGCGTCGGCCCGGCTGCGCAACCGCGTGGACGCCCTGCGCTCGGCCCGGGGCTGGAGCAGGGAGAGCCTGCGGCTGACCTCGGGCGCCCTGCGCGCCCTGCACCGGCTCCCGACGAAGGCCGTACCACCGGAGGAGGAGGACGACCGCTTCGGCCGCGTCACCGGACACGTCACGGCGCTGACCCGCACGCTGGCGGTGGCCGCCGACGAGGACCGCACGCCCGCCGCACCGGACGCCGAGGTCCTGCGCTGCTACGCGGAACTGCTGGAGCTGATCGGTGACAGTTGCCGTGCGGAGGCCGACCGGCTGCTGGACGCCGGTGCGCGGACGGATCCCCTCCTGGACGAGCGGACCGACGCGGTGATGCGTGACCTGCACGCGAGGCTCCAGGAGGGCTTGCGGGAGCACGCCGGGCAGGGTGCCGCGCGGACGGCGGTCCTGGGCACCCTGCTGCTCCAGGCCGAGAACCTCTGGGCCGACCTCGACCCCGGCGCGCAAGGGCGGTGA
- a CDS encoding SDR family oxidoreductase has product MNSGTGMRVVVTGATGNVGTSVVRVLSEETEVASVRGLARRIPEWSPPKTEWSAVDLASDRADLVEEFAGADAVVHLAWAFQPTHDPATTWRTNVLGSMRVFDAVAEARVPALVHASSVGAYSPGPKDRSVTESWPTHGWPDAAYCREKAYLERALDTFERDNPETRVVRMRPAFLFKRESASEQRRIFGGRFLPGPLARPGLLPFLPDIPGLRAQVLHTDDAAHAYRLAVLSPDARGAFNLATEPAVDAELLGEMLGTRRVRLPRTAARSAVAAAWGLRLLPASPHLFDAVLRLPLMDCTRARVELGWRPVRMATQVVEEFLEGMREGAGERTEPLRGRKVG; this is encoded by the coding sequence GTGAACAGCGGAACGGGCATGAGGGTCGTCGTCACGGGCGCCACCGGCAATGTCGGGACCAGCGTGGTGCGGGTCCTCTCGGAGGAGACGGAGGTCGCCTCCGTACGGGGTCTGGCCCGGCGGATCCCCGAGTGGTCGCCGCCGAAGACCGAGTGGTCGGCCGTCGACCTGGCCTCGGACCGGGCCGATCTGGTCGAGGAGTTCGCCGGCGCGGACGCGGTCGTCCATCTGGCCTGGGCGTTCCAGCCGACGCACGACCCGGCGACCACCTGGCGCACCAATGTGCTCGGCAGCATGCGGGTGTTCGACGCGGTGGCCGAGGCGCGGGTGCCGGCGCTGGTGCACGCCTCGTCGGTCGGGGCGTACTCGCCGGGCCCGAAGGACCGGTCGGTGACCGAGTCGTGGCCGACGCACGGCTGGCCGGACGCCGCGTACTGCCGGGAGAAGGCCTACCTCGAACGGGCGCTGGACACGTTCGAGCGGGACAACCCGGAGACGCGGGTGGTGCGGATGCGGCCCGCGTTCCTGTTCAAGCGGGAGTCGGCGAGCGAGCAGCGCCGCATCTTCGGCGGCCGCTTCCTGCCCGGTCCGCTGGCGCGGCCCGGCCTGCTGCCCTTCCTCCCCGACATCCCGGGGCTGCGGGCGCAGGTGCTGCACACCGACGACGCCGCCCACGCCTACCGGCTGGCCGTGCTGTCCCCCGACGCGCGCGGTGCCTTCAACCTCGCCACCGAGCCGGCCGTCGACGCGGAGCTGCTCGGCGAGATGCTCGGAACCCGCCGGGTGCGGCTGCCCCGCACCGCGGCCCGCTCGGCGGTCGCCGCCGCCTGGGGGCTGCGTCTGCTGCCCGCCTCCCCGCACCTGTTCGACGCGGTGCTGAGGCTGCCGCTGATGGACTGCACGCGTGCCCGGGTGGAGCTGGGCTGGCGGCCGGTGCGCATGGCGACTCAGGTGGTGGAGGAGTTCCTGGAGGGCATGCGGGAGGGGGCGGGGGAACGCACGGAACCGCTGCGCGGACGCAAGGTGGGCTGA
- a CDS encoding ROK family transcriptional regulator, which translates to MAGRNGRTVRDLRRANRTAVLQRLYFDGPLSRFELGPATGLSSGSVSNVVADLVADGLVEEAGSVDSDGGRPRTLLRVAPVSGHMIGVDVGETRVRVELFDLTLTELARAELPLEQQRYEVEVIVDHIRSGIDEVLATAGLDPARLLGVGIGVPGIVERTPDRGAVVHGQTIGWNAIPLESLLRTGSPLPDAVPYFIDNGAKTLGQAEMWFGAGRGARNALVVLFGSGVGACLVTPEAEHGRAVEWGHLTVRVRGRRCRCGALGCLEAYAGAESLLARWREEGGRVPGGTDEETALTTMLAAAYPADGTPADPVALAVLEETAEYLGAGLSDLINLFQPERILMGGWAGLQLGSRFLPAVRKHALSYALRHPAEKVTIELGRLGPDAVTVGAAILPLADFFSRGGRRPDPDPQAPPPAWHTALQDRAPR; encoded by the coding sequence ATGGCGGGGCGGAACGGGCGCACGGTACGCGACCTCAGGCGGGCCAACCGCACGGCCGTGCTGCAACGGCTGTACTTCGACGGCCCGCTCAGCCGCTTCGAGCTCGGCCCCGCAACCGGGCTCAGCTCGGGCTCCGTGAGCAACGTCGTCGCCGACCTGGTCGCCGACGGCCTGGTGGAGGAGGCCGGCAGCGTCGACTCCGACGGCGGCCGCCCGCGCACCCTGCTGCGGGTGGCGCCGGTCAGCGGCCACATGATCGGCGTCGACGTCGGCGAGACCCGGGTGCGCGTCGAACTGTTCGACCTGACCCTCACCGAGCTCGCCCGCGCGGAACTGCCCCTGGAGCAGCAGCGCTACGAGGTCGAGGTCATCGTCGACCACATCCGCTCCGGCATCGACGAGGTGCTCGCCACCGCCGGCCTCGACCCCGCGCGGCTCCTCGGCGTCGGCATCGGCGTCCCCGGCATCGTCGAGCGCACCCCCGACCGGGGCGCGGTGGTGCACGGGCAGACCATCGGCTGGAACGCGATCCCGCTGGAGTCCCTGCTGCGCACCGGCTCCCCCCTGCCCGACGCGGTGCCCTACTTCATCGACAACGGCGCCAAGACCCTCGGGCAGGCCGAGATGTGGTTCGGCGCCGGACGCGGCGCGCGCAACGCCCTCGTGGTGCTCTTCGGCTCGGGCGTCGGCGCCTGCCTGGTCACGCCCGAGGCCGAACACGGCCGGGCGGTCGAATGGGGACACCTGACGGTACGGGTGCGGGGACGCCGCTGCCGCTGCGGCGCCCTCGGCTGCCTGGAGGCCTACGCGGGCGCCGAGTCACTGCTGGCCCGGTGGCGCGAGGAGGGCGGCCGGGTGCCCGGGGGCACCGACGAGGAGACGGCGCTGACGACGATGCTCGCCGCCGCCTACCCGGCCGACGGCACACCCGCCGACCCGGTCGCGCTCGCGGTGCTGGAGGAGACCGCCGAGTACCTCGGCGCCGGTCTCTCCGACCTGATCAACCTCTTCCAGCCGGAGCGCATCCTGATGGGCGGCTGGGCGGGCCTCCAGCTCGGCTCCCGCTTCCTGCCCGCCGTGCGCAAGCACGCCCTGTCGTACGCGCTGCGCCATCCGGCCGAGAAGGTGACGATCGAACTGGGCCGCCTGGGACCCGACGCCGTCACCGTCGGCGCCGCGATCCTGCCGCTCGCCGACTTCTTCTCCCGGGGCGGCCGGCGCCCCGACCCGGACCCGCAGGCACCACCGCCCGCCTGGCACACGGCGCTCCAGGACCGCGCCCCGCGCTGA
- a CDS encoding phosphotransferase family protein encodes MGDSWERARRVLAGAGLSPGSLARVRPLGGGTYNTVEEILLTDGHRYVLKIPPAPATPGLRHERRLLVAEAEFCVRAAEARVPAPRAVSAGGDTALPYLLMTARPGSPWTQAAPAGEERTELRTELGRQVARLHRVTGPGFGYPSGALGPLAPDWRTAFTAMTDAVLADARHYGARLPRPVDEVAGVLATAAPALDEVTVPALVHFDLWPGNILVERPARGPARIGGLIDGERMLWGDPLADFVSLALLGDIREDEAFLAGYEEAGGRAVFDRAARLRLALYRAYLYLIMLTETVPRASGADHDRWLQEAVAPELGAALDEITALR; translated from the coding sequence ATGGGGGACTCCTGGGAGCGGGCCCGGCGCGTGCTGGCGGGGGCGGGGCTGTCGCCCGGCTCCCTGGCCCGGGTGCGTCCGCTGGGCGGAGGCACGTACAACACCGTGGAGGAGATCCTCCTCACCGACGGGCACCGCTACGTGCTCAAGATCCCGCCCGCGCCCGCCACCCCCGGCCTGCGGCACGAGCGCCGGCTGCTGGTCGCCGAGGCCGAGTTCTGCGTGCGCGCCGCCGAGGCCCGGGTGCCGGCGCCGCGTGCCGTGTCGGCCGGCGGGGACACCGCCCTGCCGTACCTGCTGATGACCGCCCGCCCCGGCTCGCCCTGGACGCAGGCGGCACCGGCCGGCGAGGAGCGGACGGAGCTGCGGACCGAGCTGGGCCGCCAGGTGGCCCGGCTGCACCGGGTGACCGGACCCGGGTTCGGCTACCCGTCCGGCGCCCTCGGCCCGCTCGCCCCCGACTGGCGCACGGCGTTCACCGCGATGACCGACGCCGTGCTCGCCGACGCCCGCCACTACGGGGCACGGCTGCCCCGCCCCGTGGACGAGGTGGCCGGCGTGCTCGCCACCGCCGCCCCGGCACTCGACGAGGTCACCGTCCCGGCCCTGGTCCACTTCGACCTGTGGCCGGGCAACATCCTGGTGGAGCGCCCGGCGCGGGGGCCCGCCCGGATCGGCGGGCTCATCGACGGGGAGCGCATGCTCTGGGGCGACCCGCTCGCCGACTTCGTCTCCCTGGCCCTGCTCGGCGACATCAGGGAGGACGAGGCGTTCCTCGCCGGATACGAGGAGGCCGGGGGCCGCGCCGTGTTCGACCGGGCGGCCCGTCTCCGCCTCGCCCTCTACCGCGCCTACCTCTACCTGATCATGCTCACCGAGACCGTCCCGCGGGCGTCCGGGGCCGATCACGACCGCTGGCTCCAGGAGGCGGTCGCACCGGAACTGGGGGCCGCCCTGGACGAGATCACCGCGCTCCGCTGA
- a CDS encoding FBP domain-containing protein: MRALTEQDIRTSFINCSKGEAKRLAIPRDLGEQPWDDLDFLGWRDPGAPDRSHLVTERQDRLVGVALRFQPARRGFLHRSMCSLCLTTHPRGGVSLMTARKAGPAGREGNSVGAYMCTDLACSLYLRGMKVPESGARFEESLTLDEQIARMRRNLFAFLDKL; the protein is encoded by the coding sequence ATGAGAGCACTCACCGAGCAGGACATCCGCACGTCGTTCATCAACTGCTCGAAGGGTGAGGCCAAGCGGCTGGCCATCCCCCGTGACCTGGGTGAACAGCCGTGGGACGACCTCGACTTCCTGGGCTGGCGCGATCCGGGGGCGCCCGACCGCAGCCATCTGGTCACCGAGCGGCAGGACCGGCTCGTCGGGGTGGCCCTGCGCTTCCAGCCGGCCCGGCGCGGGTTCCTGCACCGCAGCATGTGCTCCCTGTGCCTGACGACCCATCCGCGTGGCGGCGTCTCGTTGATGACCGCGCGCAAGGCGGGCCCGGCCGGGCGGGAGGGCAACTCGGTGGGTGCCTACATGTGCACCGACCTGGCCTGTTCCCTGTACCTGCGCGGCATGAAGGTGCCGGAGAGCGGGGCCCGCTTCGAGGAGAGCCTCACGCTGGACGAGCAGATCGCCCGCATGCGGCGCAACCTGTTCGCCTTCCTCGACAAGCTCTAG